In one window of Reinekea forsetii DNA:
- the xrt gene encoding exosortase, with translation MRFRFAPPAGVSVRVGHWLPLLPLLLVSALLLWLLRDTLIPLHQRWTAWDGAYSHGYLLVLVCTLMIVRDLLPKLHASSAHWRYVPLVLVPSWLWSVGYATQLGVLQQIALPALLVCLVLPVIGLRRLPSLLLPFALLYLAIPLWELLLPVLRSLTREVAAVGLRLLEVPAYIDGFNVSLPHGTVVIAGSCAGLSYLLMGLVLASLNSYHRRHSLKHRIISLALMALLALVSNWLRVFALILIAYYSQMKNPLVYDHGSFGWWIFAAVFWLYLWLIQHLPEHPAEVALTPVSPSLRATLRDSPILLSTAALALALPLWLLALSEPRSDAHLNAVLPSDWLAVSAAHANDQYQPEYTGFDQPYYWQTQWSDRTWLIGQLVYFQQYQGKELITARNRIVPSDTGAMNRTALRLPQGEQSGLGVLIILGQPDRLVVYGHQIGKRLALKPWAGKWAQFGEVLAGRPNVALWYATTVCRHQKCSAELAALKSHPEMVLGWVTATALY, from the coding sequence ATGCGGTTTCGTTTCGCCCCCCCAGCAGGGGTCTCAGTCCGGGTCGGGCATTGGCTGCCATTGCTGCCGTTGCTACTGGTCTCTGCGCTGTTGCTGTGGCTGTTGAGAGACACCCTGATACCACTCCATCAACGTTGGACGGCATGGGATGGTGCCTACTCCCACGGTTATCTGTTGGTGTTAGTGTGCACGCTGATGATTGTGCGCGATCTGCTGCCCAAGCTGCACGCCAGCTCAGCCCATTGGCGCTATGTGCCATTGGTGCTAGTGCCCTCATGGCTGTGGAGCGTTGGGTATGCCACGCAACTGGGTGTGCTGCAACAGATCGCCTTGCCGGCCCTGTTGGTCTGCCTGGTCTTGCCGGTCATAGGCTTACGGCGACTTCCCAGCCTGCTATTGCCCTTTGCATTGCTATACTTAGCCATCCCGCTCTGGGAGCTACTCTTGCCGGTATTGCGCAGTCTCACTCGTGAGGTGGCGGCCGTCGGTCTGCGCTTGCTCGAGGTGCCGGCCTATATCGATGGCTTTAACGTCAGCCTGCCCCACGGCACAGTGGTGATTGCCGGGAGCTGTGCCGGCCTCAGTTATCTACTGATGGGTCTGGTGCTGGCGAGCCTAAACAGCTACCACCGGCGCCATAGCCTAAAACATAGGATCATCAGTCTTGCTCTGATGGCGCTATTAGCCTTGGTTAGTAATTGGTTACGCGTCTTTGCCCTGATCCTAATTGCCTATTATAGCCAGATGAAAAACCCGCTGGTGTATGACCACGGTAGCTTCGGCTGGTGGATTTTTGCGGCGGTGTTTTGGCTCTATTTATGGCTGATCCAGCACTTGCCAGAGCATCCCGCAGAGGTCGCTCTCACGCCGGTCTCGCCCTCATTGCGCGCAACCCTACGCGACAGCCCTATTCTGTTGAGCACCGCCGCGTTGGCTCTGGCGCTGCCCCTGTGGTTGTTGGCGCTCAGCGAGCCACGCAGCGATGCCCATTTGAATGCCGTGTTGCCCTCCGATTGGTTGGCCGTATCCGCAGCCCATGCCAATGACCAGTATCAGCCCGAATACACCGGGTTCGATCAGCCTTACTATTGGCAGACCCAATGGTCCGATCGAACCTGGTTGATTGGCCAGCTGGTCTACTTTCAGCAATATCAGGGTAAGGAGCTGATCACTGCGCGCAACCGGATAGTGCCGTCCGATACCGGTGCCATGAACCGCACCGCACTGCGCTTGCCCCAGGGGGAGCAGAGCGGATTGGGCGTGCTGATAATACTGGGCCAACCAGATCGGTTAGTGGTCTATGGCCACCAGATCGGCAAACGCCTTGCACTCAAGCCCTGGGCTGGCAAATGGGCGCAGTTTGGTGAAGTGCTGGCCGGCCGGCCCAATGTTGCGCTCTGGTATGCCACCACCGTCTGCCGCCACCAGAAATGCTCAGCCGAACTTGCCGCGCTCAAGTCTCATCCTGAGATGGTTCTGGGCTGGGTGACGGCAACGGCGCTCTATTGA
- a CDS encoding arsenate-mycothiol transferase ArsC translates to MKMLSAIPRQINSRFGSKQGLVKYLYFGVRMLLGNYERFDVKKLGKPHRLVFVCSGNICRSPFAEGVAKKVGYSAISFGLDTRGGDAADARAMAIAEQEGIDLRRHRTTKACDYVPHIGDLIVVMEPKHFGLYKKLKLDIPVTLLGLYGPKSLPYIQDPYSASEAYFARCQKIILHKTTKLIEYVSQ, encoded by the coding sequence ATGAAAATGCTGAGCGCCATCCCCAGACAAATAAACAGTCGCTTTGGCTCAAAGCAGGGTTTAGTGAAATATTTGTATTTTGGCGTGCGCATGCTACTTGGCAACTATGAACGTTTCGATGTAAAAAAACTTGGTAAGCCGCATAGGTTAGTATTTGTCTGCTCGGGTAATATCTGCAGAAGCCCCTTTGCGGAGGGCGTGGCCAAAAAGGTTGGCTATAGCGCGATATCCTTTGGGCTCGATACCCGAGGTGGCGATGCAGCGGATGCTCGCGCCATGGCTATTGCCGAGCAAGAGGGCATCGATCTAAGGAGACATAGAACCACTAAGGCCTGCGACTATGTGCCGCACATCGGCGACCTGATTGTGGTTATGGAACCTAAACATTTCGGCCTATACAAAAAGCTCAAGCTCGATATCCCCGTTACGCTGTTGGGACTGTACGGACCGAAGAGTCTGCCCTATATTCAAGATCCCTACTCAGCGAGTGAGGCATATTTCGCTCGATGTCAAAAAATAATATTGCATAAAACAACCAAGCTTATTGAATATGTCTCGCAGTAA
- a CDS encoding FemAB family XrtA/PEP-CTERM system-associated protein — MDVKKILKDPQAYNASLATPLAEQVYGELKDLQQQSQALAKKLKKMQADKGRLASLFKAASANAVQLTALKLQMHSISCTVRDTELAIAQIRLATTRLLQESAPATRTQLPSRFTRTLAHYGKNIAWRWLEDPQDPLWQNFVQQQADLASVYHLPVIHNTIQTAFGHRCKILLALDSGTVVGGLPVTLMRSRLFGRQAVSVGFFNYGGPLTAYRDIAEQLIAQSRNLVTTDALDQIEIRTTLAGLPFPCVDEKVSMIRRLPERDADLEAELGAKVRAQVNKAKTSKPAVRFGGAELLDDFYRVFAHNMRDLGTPVYSKVWFAQLLAARELKASLVVCYLDAKAVSVGFLLGYQEVLEIPWASTLRSVNGLNMNMWMYRQILTHAIAEGYGFFDFGRSTQDANTYKFKKQWGALPVAHYWYYPTTIGTASRSHNPDNPKLKLLIKLWQKLPVWLTKIIGPPIIKNIP; from the coding sequence ATGGATGTCAAAAAAATACTCAAGGATCCACAGGCCTATAACGCCAGTCTGGCCACGCCGTTGGCTGAGCAGGTCTATGGCGAGTTGAAAGATTTACAGCAGCAGAGCCAAGCCTTAGCAAAAAAATTAAAAAAAATGCAGGCTGATAAGGGTCGCCTCGCAAGCTTATTTAAGGCTGCTAGCGCGAACGCGGTTCAACTTACTGCCCTCAAATTACAGATGCACAGCATCTCCTGCACGGTGCGTGACACCGAGCTGGCCATCGCGCAGATCCGGTTGGCAACCACCCGTCTATTGCAAGAGTCGGCACCCGCTACAAGAACGCAGTTGCCGAGTCGCTTTACCCGAACCTTGGCTCACTATGGCAAAAACATTGCATGGCGCTGGCTAGAAGATCCCCAAGATCCGCTCTGGCAGAATTTCGTGCAGCAGCAGGCCGACCTGGCCAGTGTCTATCATCTACCGGTCATTCACAACACCATCCAAACGGCCTTTGGCCATCGCTGCAAAATTTTGCTCGCGCTCGATTCGGGCACGGTCGTCGGCGGCCTGCCGGTCACTCTGATGCGCAGCCGACTCTTTGGCCGGCAGGCGGTATCGGTTGGCTTTTTTAATTATGGCGGGCCGCTCACGGCCTACCGCGATATAGCCGAGCAACTGATCGCGCAGTCGCGCAATCTGGTGACAACGGATGCACTGGACCAAATCGAAATTCGCACCACCCTGGCAGGCCTGCCATTCCCCTGCGTCGATGAAAAAGTCAGCATGATTCGGCGCCTGCCGGAGCGCGACGCCGACCTCGAGGCCGAACTGGGTGCAAAGGTACGTGCGCAGGTCAATAAGGCCAAGACATCTAAACCAGCTGTGCGCTTCGGCGGCGCGGAATTGCTCGATGACTTCTATCGAGTATTCGCCCACAACATGCGCGACCTAGGCACCCCAGTGTATAGCAAGGTCTGGTTTGCTCAACTGTTAGCCGCACGAGAATTGAAGGCCAGCTTGGTGGTCTGCTACCTTGACGCCAAGGCGGTCTCAGTGGGCTTTTTACTGGGCTATCAGGAGGTGCTCGAAATACCCTGGGCGTCCACGCTTAGGTCGGTCAATGGCTTGAATATGAACATGTGGATGTACCGACAAATCCTGACCCACGCCATCGCCGAGGGTTATGGTTTTTTTGACTTTGGCCGTTCGACCCAAGACGCCAATACCTATAAATTCAAAAAACAATGGGGCGCCCTGCCGGTGGCACACTATTGGTATTATCCCACGACGATAGGGACAGCCTCGCGCAGTCATAACCCCGACAACCCCAAGTTAAAATTGCTTATCAAGCTGTGGCAAAAATTGCCAGTCTGGCTAACAAAAATAATCGGCCCGCCCATTATAAAAAATATTCCATAG
- a CDS encoding glycosyltransferase: protein MTSPKPTILHAIDTTGPGGAETVFLNLADALRIDGYSTLALIQGPGWLQQQLQAQRIPFVIIAPNGWLSIGYYWAVYRLMKQHNVKFVQAHLLGSALTFALLHLVTAIPVVATLHGHVDVDPNERFVALKRWLLRRGLHRVVAVSRQLAEYLADRKLFGRHQLVVIHNGIDVAQYQVARSGRLQKELSLPVQTKLVGSIGNIRPAKDYPNLIQAAAVLLAHNLDVHFVIAGHPKEPLQSSLHALVSKLGIDKNIHFLGFMPDTAEFLAQLDVFVLASKSEGFSISTLEAMAARVPIVATRCGGPEEILRPDIDGLLVETSCPRQLSSAIAQLLERSSTGPSTIGLSVASAYDRVTSDFSLTSMIEQYGAQIQTYMLNLR, encoded by the coding sequence ATGACCAGTCCCAAGCCAACTATTTTGCATGCTATCGACACCACCGGTCCCGGGGGCGCCGAGACGGTATTTCTCAATTTAGCCGACGCACTGCGTATCGATGGCTACTCGACACTGGCCCTGATCCAGGGTCCGGGTTGGTTGCAACAGCAACTTCAAGCACAGCGAATCCCCTTTGTGATCATAGCGCCCAATGGTTGGCTCTCTATTGGCTACTATTGGGCCGTCTATAGATTAATGAAACAACACAACGTTAAGTTTGTTCAAGCCCATCTGCTCGGGTCCGCTTTAACATTTGCCTTATTGCACCTAGTGACTGCCATACCGGTCGTGGCCACCTTGCATGGCCATGTCGATGTGGATCCCAATGAGCGCTTTGTGGCGTTAAAGCGATGGCTGCTGCGTAGAGGTCTGCATAGGGTGGTGGCAGTGAGCCGCCAATTAGCAGAGTACCTGGCCGACCGGAAGCTATTTGGTCGGCACCAGCTCGTGGTGATACACAATGGTATTGACGTTGCTCAGTATCAGGTAGCCAGGAGTGGACGGTTGCAAAAAGAACTGAGCTTGCCGGTACAGACCAAGTTGGTTGGCAGCATTGGCAATATTCGGCCGGCTAAGGATTACCCCAATCTTATCCAGGCTGCCGCGGTGCTATTGGCGCACAACTTAGATGTCCATTTTGTCATCGCAGGCCATCCCAAGGAGCCCTTGCAATCGAGTCTGCATGCCTTGGTGAGTAAGTTGGGCATAGATAAAAATATACATTTTTTAGGTTTTATGCCGGATACCGCCGAATTTCTGGCTCAATTAGATGTCTTTGTGTTGGCCTCAAAAAGTGAGGGGTTTTCAATTTCTACCTTAGAGGCAATGGCCGCCCGAGTGCCCATTGTCGCGACACGATGTGGCGGGCCAGAAGAAATACTGCGCCCCGATATCGATGGTCTGCTTGTCGAGACATCCTGCCCGCGGCAACTGTCGAGTGCTATAGCGCAACTGCTTGAACGGTCTAGCACTGGCCCCTCAACCATCGGACTATCTGTGGCCAGTGCCTACGATAGGGTGACATCGGACTTTAGTCTGACATCCATGATTGAACAATATGGGGCTCAAATTCAGACTTATATGCTCAACCTAAGGTAG
- a CDS encoding polysaccharide deacetylase family protein, translating into MSMLRKALSELTVRALAAHPIGTLMQPLRSRCVPVFMLHRIADPRHGVRGHPLALIERALSYLTHHGYTGISIHELAQALIDKRPLPPRAVAFTLDDGFQEQAELALPLFERYRIPVTLFMATDMLDKQSWSWDYQLEFIVTRTLLSHVNIRLAARSFAAALDDEGHKRQFIRTLRSHLKSQPIESTHQALDQLAFTLGVRVPASAPIGYQPMTWAQARALESDCIQFGPHTCRHLILTQMGEDDARREISQSWQRLQDELRHPVPIFCYPTGRPDLDFGAREKQMVRKAGMIAALSSEPGYIDIGRHRRNDIFALRRFSFTDNISHFIQYCSWIERAKELTFQRIKPRL; encoded by the coding sequence ATGAGCATGCTAAGGAAAGCACTATCCGAGTTAACCGTACGCGCCCTGGCCGCCCATCCTATCGGCACGCTAATGCAACCGTTGCGCAGCCGATGCGTTCCGGTTTTTATGCTGCATCGTATTGCCGACCCAAGACACGGCGTCCGCGGCCATCCGTTAGCCCTCATTGAACGGGCGCTAAGCTATTTAACCCACCACGGCTATACCGGCATTTCGATCCACGAGCTGGCCCAGGCCCTGATCGATAAACGACCCTTACCGCCGCGTGCGGTGGCCTTTACCCTAGACGACGGCTTTCAAGAACAGGCCGAACTGGCCTTGCCCCTGTTTGAACGCTATCGTATTCCGGTTACCCTCTTTATGGCGACCGACATGCTCGATAAGCAGAGTTGGTCCTGGGACTATCAGTTGGAATTTATCGTTACCCGCACCCTACTAAGCCACGTCAATATCCGCCTTGCAGCACGATCCTTTGCCGCAGCGTTAGACGATGAGGGCCATAAACGCCAATTCATCCGCACGCTTAGAAGCCACCTAAAGAGCCAACCGATAGAATCGACCCACCAGGCCCTCGATCAGCTGGCTTTTACTCTGGGGGTGAGGGTGCCCGCGAGCGCGCCGATCGGCTATCAACCCATGACCTGGGCCCAGGCGCGCGCACTCGAATCGGACTGTATCCAGTTCGGGCCCCATACCTGCCGGCATCTGATCTTGACTCAGATGGGAGAGGACGATGCGCGCCGTGAAATCAGTCAAAGCTGGCAGCGACTGCAGGACGAACTGCGCCATCCAGTGCCCATTTTTTGTTACCCCACCGGCCGGCCGGATCTCGACTTTGGCGCGCGTGAAAAACAAATGGTGCGTAAGGCGGGGATGATCGCCGCGCTCTCGTCCGAACCCGGCTATATCGATATAGGCCGACATCGGCGTAACGATATTTTTGCCCTAAGACGCTTTAGTTTTACCGACAACATCAGCCATTTCATTCAATATTGCAGTTGGATTGAGCGCGCCAAGGAACTCACTTTTCAGCGGATAAAACCGAGGCTCTAA
- a CDS encoding polysaccharide deacetylase family protein → MSPIKYCAKGMLTFAASSFGEHNRANQEAKLWVLMYHRILPKADARYDLEEPGMVVTPEVFAMHLREAKKLFELVSLSDWLARASAGQPLPAKACAITFDDGWLDNYEFALSILQRYRVPATVFAVADKIGTPFRFWPNIVSELIAAKSPALRSHPLLAQAARLIELPYSRERVAQCIGQLKAYTEDALFNALEAIGWSSALASNGPALMDWTQLAALTASGLVEIGCHTGSHRRLNKGLAAAVLDQEIATSKDRLARRLGQPINLFCYPNGDFDTAVLERVKEHYQAAVTTQHGINRLDSLQPHQLLRIALHNDASDSPRKFRARLSGWR, encoded by the coding sequence ATGAGTCCAATTAAATACTGCGCTAAAGGCATGCTAACTTTCGCCGCCAGTTCTTTTGGTGAACACAATCGAGCTAATCAAGAGGCTAAACTCTGGGTGCTAATGTACCACCGCATCCTGCCTAAAGCCGATGCCCGCTATGACCTGGAAGAGCCTGGCATGGTGGTCACCCCCGAGGTATTCGCCATGCATTTGCGTGAGGCCAAAAAGCTGTTTGAACTGGTGTCGTTAAGCGATTGGTTAGCTCGGGCCAGCGCGGGTCAGCCACTACCAGCCAAGGCGTGCGCCATCACCTTTGATGACGGCTGGCTCGACAACTACGAATTTGCCTTGTCCATCTTGCAACGCTACCGGGTACCGGCGACGGTCTTTGCCGTGGCCGATAAGATCGGCACACCCTTTCGGTTCTGGCCCAATATAGTCTCAGAATTGATCGCAGCTAAATCGCCGGCGTTGCGCAGTCACCCGTTGCTCGCCCAAGCGGCACGGCTTATTGAGTTGCCCTATTCGCGCGAGCGGGTGGCCCAATGCATAGGCCAACTCAAGGCCTATACAGAAGATGCGCTATTTAACGCCTTGGAGGCCATCGGCTGGTCGAGTGCGTTAGCTTCCAACGGCCCGGCGCTGATGGACTGGACTCAACTGGCCGCCCTAACGGCCAGTGGCCTGGTTGAGATCGGTTGCCACACCGGCAGCCACCGGCGTCTTAACAAGGGCCTGGCGGCGGCGGTCTTGGACCAAGAAATCGCCACCAGCAAGGACCGCTTGGCGCGCCGGCTGGGCCAGCCGATTAATTTGTTTTGTTATCCCAATGGGGACTTTGACACCGCCGTGTTAGAGCGCGTTAAAGAGCACTACCAGGCGGCTGTGACCACTCAGCACGGCATCAACCGGCTCGACAGCCTACAACCGCACCAGTTGTTGCGTATTGCCCTGCACAACGACGCCAGCGACAGCCCGAGAAAATTTCGCGCGCGCTTATCGGGCTGGCGTTAG
- a CDS encoding carboxylate--amine ligase produces the protein MDSNQRTILVMDADQRSALAVTRALGSHYRSARLVTADVSATALAGRSKYASHYLRYPSPVDQPEAFVCWVKANCLNGQFDLVIPTTEVTSQLLLINAERLPDLPMAFAPYSRVMQLADKSRLVRSAQVLGIPVPLSRFYTRLAELDPTTLVYPVVLKPSLSKIFLGDRWLSTHVRVLHSAQDFNRVCQSDRYLAEHPFMLQEFIPGQGAGLFCLYHQGQAIQFFAHQRLREKPPEGGVSVLSQAAKVDQRLQAHASALLSAANWHGVAMVEFRIAEDGTPYLMEVNTRFWGSLQLAIDAGVNFPVQLVSGFFGEPIVANNHYNEQQRLRWLMGDLDSLYIFLKRPYSFRAKLKRLVDFAAPRFRNQRHEVNRLGDLKPFWHELQHYFKP, from the coding sequence ATGGATTCGAATCAGCGAACTATCTTGGTTATGGATGCCGACCAACGCAGCGCCCTCGCGGTGACCCGCGCCTTGGGATCGCACTATCGAAGCGCCCGCCTGGTCACTGCCGATGTCAGCGCCACGGCCCTAGCGGGTCGGTCAAAATACGCCAGTCACTACCTTCGCTACCCCAGTCCTGTCGACCAGCCAGAGGCCTTTGTGTGCTGGGTCAAGGCCAACTGTCTAAACGGACAGTTCGACCTGGTGATTCCTACCACCGAGGTGACCAGTCAATTACTGCTGATCAATGCCGAGCGATTGCCCGACTTGCCCATGGCCTTTGCACCCTACTCACGGGTGATGCAACTGGCCGATAAGAGTCGCTTGGTGAGATCCGCTCAAGTGCTCGGCATCCCGGTTCCACTCAGCCGATTTTACACTCGACTGGCCGAACTGGATCCGACCACTCTGGTCTATCCCGTGGTTCTAAAACCCAGCCTGTCGAAGATTTTTCTCGGCGATCGGTGGCTCAGCACGCACGTGCGAGTGTTACATTCGGCACAGGATTTTAACCGCGTATGCCAGTCCGATCGCTACTTAGCCGAGCACCCCTTTATGCTGCAAGAATTTATCCCCGGCCAGGGCGCGGGGCTCTTTTGTCTCTACCATCAGGGTCAAGCAATACAGTTCTTTGCGCACCAACGGCTGCGCGAAAAACCGCCGGAGGGCGGCGTTAGCGTGTTGAGTCAGGCGGCCAAGGTTGACCAGCGCCTGCAGGCACATGCCAGCGCCCTGCTCTCAGCGGCGAACTGGCACGGCGTGGCCATGGTCGAATTTCGCATCGCTGAGGACGGTACGCCCTATCTGATGGAAGTGAACACTCGCTTCTGGGGCTCCTTACAATTGGCGATCGATGCGGGGGTTAATTTCCCGGTGCAATTGGTGAGCGGTTTTTTCGGTGAGCCGATAGTCGCCAACAATCACTATAATGAACAACAACGTCTACGGTGGTTGATGGGCGACCTGGACAGCCTCTATATTTTTTTGAAGCGGCCCTATTCGTTTCGGGCCAAATTGAAACGCTTAGTCGACTTTGCAGCGCCCCGTTTTCGCAATCAACGCCACGAGGTCAATCGGCTCGGTGATCTAAAACCCTTTTGGCATGAGCTCCAGCACTATTTTAAGCCCTAG
- a CDS encoding O-antigen ligase family protein: MADGKAQAKFSTIHFILLLLTLWVFLSYSYAYDKAFYQAHIIDYLQWPIIFIAITRIVSTKERFYVFLMIFFVCNLKLSIGTAKIWLMSGFANMGGNLNGPAGFFQNSGELAIEMLIMFGLSLGLYKAYFNNEQRFGKFIIILAIGTSIATLIGAGSRGSQIALIFMVLIWFRSALLKPTQLILGATIILIVWLNFPEAQKARFSTIGTDRPSLQRQLYWQNGYEIIRSHPIGGVGFYGYIPYYYDHFPDDMLYASVGLPHNIFIQVGTDLGLVGLLLYCALILAPLVRTRPYFVTYAKGADSIAVIRPILAGLNYGFVGFLVAGQFVSVVYYPFMWIYLALTVTGTAAFPLPSGRVR, translated from the coding sequence GTGGCAGATGGTAAGGCGCAAGCTAAATTTTCCACGATACACTTTATTTTATTGTTGCTTACCCTATGGGTTTTTTTGTCCTACTCTTATGCTTATGATAAAGCCTTTTATCAGGCGCATATTATAGACTACCTGCAGTGGCCAATAATATTTATCGCCATTACTCGAATTGTTTCGACCAAAGAACGCTTCTATGTTTTTTTAATGATATTTTTTGTCTGCAACCTGAAGCTATCGATCGGCACGGCCAAAATATGGCTAATGAGTGGCTTTGCCAATATGGGCGGGAACTTAAATGGGCCGGCGGGTTTCTTTCAGAATTCAGGGGAGCTGGCGATCGAAATGCTGATTATGTTCGGCCTAAGCTTGGGATTATATAAGGCGTACTTTAACAATGAGCAACGTTTTGGCAAATTCATCATCATATTGGCTATCGGCACGTCCATTGCAACCCTCATTGGCGCGGGCAGTCGGGGGTCGCAAATCGCCCTTATTTTTATGGTCCTAATCTGGTTTCGAAGTGCACTCCTTAAGCCCACGCAGTTAATTCTTGGCGCTACTATTATATTAATTGTATGGCTGAATTTCCCCGAGGCACAAAAAGCGCGTTTCTCTACCATCGGAACCGATCGGCCGAGTCTGCAGCGACAGCTCTATTGGCAGAACGGTTATGAAATCATTCGCTCCCACCCGATAGGAGGGGTGGGGTTTTATGGCTATATTCCATATTACTACGATCACTTTCCAGACGACATGCTCTACGCCTCCGTCGGTTTGCCGCACAACATCTTTATTCAGGTTGGTACCGATCTTGGCCTGGTTGGGCTGCTCCTCTATTGCGCACTGATCTTGGCGCCATTGGTTAGAACACGGCCATATTTCGTTACCTACGCCAAAGGCGCAGACTCTATTGCGGTCATTAGGCCGATCTTAGCCGGCCTAAATTATGGTTTTGTGGGCTTCTTAGTGGCAGGTCAGTTCGTGTCGGTAGTCTATTACCCTTTTATGTGGATTTATTTGGCCCTGACTGTTACCGGCACTGCTGCCTTCCCGCTACCGAGTGGCAGGGTACGCTAA